A region from the Perca fluviatilis chromosome 16, GENO_Pfluv_1.0, whole genome shotgun sequence genome encodes:
- the tpte gene encoding putative tyrosine-protein phosphatase TPTE, which translates to MSSVYFSPGSDSGVNGNIAKMEDAKVEIDDGKDESVVPDTMYHNIRKKIAPFVMSFGFRIFGVILILVDFVLVIVDLSLPAKSREVGDALEAVSLTISFFFLADVLLRVYVEGFKVYFSSMLNIIDACVVVITLVVTMIYTFTDLSGAELIPRVVTFLRFLRIIILVRVFRLAAQRKELEKVTRRMVSENKRRYQKDGFDLDLTYVTDRVIAMSFPSSGKQSFYRNPIREVARFLDTKHQDHYKVYNLCSEKGYDPQFFHYKVERVFIDDHNVPSLEDMLKYTANVREWMSADPKNIIAIHCKGGKGRTGTMVCTWFIDSDQFESAQDSLEYFGERRTDKSRSSKFQGVETPSQSRYVGYYEIMKDKFNRQLPPPQSLRIKSIRIHSIAGVGKGDGSDFKVKIIVKKELVFQCVCAKQENCTVFPDVGANAAVISLQNGPVVEGDVKIMFESSAGLPKGYEDVPFYFWFNTSFIEDNKLFLPREELDNPHKPKTWDLYKEDFGVTMFFSEP; encoded by the exons ATGTCCTCTGTCTATTTCAGTCCAGGGTCGGATTCAGGTGTAAATGG AAACATTGCAAAAATGGAGGATGCTAAAGTGGAGATTGACGATGGAAAGGATGAGAGTGTGGTACCAGACACAATGTATCA CAATATCCGGAAGAAGATAGCACCTTTTGTTATGTCCTTTGGATTTCG TATATTTGGAGTGATATTGATCCTAGTGGACTTTGTGCTGGTCATTGTTGACTTATCCCTGCCAGCCAAGAGCAGAGAGGTTGGAGATGCCTTAGAGGCCGTGTCCCTCACTATCTCCTTCTTCTTTCTTGCTGACGTTCTCTTGCGGGTCTATGTGGAAGG GTTCAAAGTTTACTTCAGCTCCATGCTGAACATCATAGATGCCTGTGTTGTGGTTATCACGCTGGTGGTGACCATGATCTACACCTTCACTGACCTGTCAGGAGCCGAGCTCATCCCCAG GGTGGTGACATTTCTCCGTTTCCTGAGAATAATAATCTTGGTGAGAGTTTTCAGACTGGCAGCTCAGAGGAAAGAGCTGGAGAAGGTCACCAGGAGGATG GTTTCTGAGAACAAGCGCCGTTATCAGAAGGATGGATTTGATCTTGACCTTACCTATGTCACAG ACCGTGTCATTGCCATGTCTTTCCCCTCCTCTGGGAAGCAGTCATTCTACAGGAATCCAATCAGG GAAGTGGCGAGATTCCTGGACACTAAACACCAAGACCACTATAAAGTTTACAACCTGTGCA GTGAGAAAGGCTACGACCCCCAGTTTTTCCACTACAAGGTTGAACGGGTGTTTATTGATGACCACAACGTCCCCTCGTTGGA GGACATGCTAAAATACACAGCAAACGTGAGGGAGTGGATGTCCGCTGATCCCAAAAACATCATCGCTATTCACTGTAAAGGAGGGAAAG GACGCACAGGTACTATGGTGTGCACCTGGTTTATTGACAGCGACCAGTTTGAGAGCGCACAG GACAGTCTGGAGTATTTTGGTGAGAGGAGGACAGACAAGAGTCGGAGCTCCAAATTTCAGGGAGTGGAGACTCCCTCTCAG AGCCGGTACGTGGGGTACTACGAGATCATGAAGGACAAGTTCAATAGACAACTGCCTCCACCTCAAAGCCTCCGGATCAAGAGCATCCGCATCCATTCCATAGCAG GTGTGGGTAAAGGTGATGGTAGTGATTTCAAGGTGAAGATAATTGTGAAGAAAGAGCTGGtatttcaatgtgtgtgtgccaaACAGGAGAACTGTACA GTGTTTCCGGATGTGGGTGCTAATGCAGCAGTCATCAGCCTACAGAATGGGCCTGTGGTCGAAGGGGATGTGAAGATCATGTTTGAATCCAGTGCA GGTCTTCCAAAAGGATACGAAGATGTTCCGTTCTACTTCTGGTTCAATACCTCCTTCATAGAGGACAACAA GCTGTTTCTACCCAGGGAGGAGCTAGACAACCCACACAAACCAAAAACCTGGGACCTGTACAAGGAGGACTTTGGTGTCACCATGTTCTTTTCAGAACCATAA